The Candidatus Dadabacteria bacterium genome includes the window TTCACCAACTCAAGCGCTTCGCTTCTGGTTTTGACCCTGTTTTCCATCTGCGCCTCTTCAACTTGCGAGAGAAGTTTTGAAAACACGGGCCCCGGAGTAAGCCCCATCTCTATCAAATCAGTTCCCGTAATCAGCGGGGCGGGTTTGATTTCCTCCTCGCCGAACTCCTCCAACTTTGCCTTCGCAAACTCATAGGCGTCCGTCAAGCCGTGGCTTGCAAGGCAGTCGGCCTGATGAAGGGCAAGGTGTTCCTCAAAATACGGCATTCCCAGAAACCGCTTCAGAGTGCTTTCCCTCATCTTGAATATGTCCTTGAACTTCAGGTGATGGCGCACAAGTTCGCATATCCTTTCGGTCTGCTTGTTTGAAAATCTCAGGCGGCGGCACACCTTTTTCGCCATTGCCGCGCCCACCCTGTCATGCCCGTTGAAGCGGATTCTGTCTCCGTCCCCGTCCGGCGCCTCAAAGGTGGGCGGCTTGCCTATGTCGTGAAGAAGCGCGCCGACCGCAAGTTCGGGCGACCTTTCGGGCGTATGCTCCTCAAGGCGGTCAAGAACCAGTTGCGTGTGAACAAACACATCGCCTTCGGGATGAAACTCCGGCGGCTGGGCGACGCCCGCCATGGCGTCCGCTTCGGGAAGAATGCGGGCGAGCAACCCCGTTTCCCTGAGCAGGCCGAGACCGCGCCCGCTGTTCGGGCGCGTGAGCATCTTCACTATTTCCTCCCGCGTCCTCTCCGGGCTCACGGAACTTATCATTCCGCA containing:
- a CDS encoding CCA tRNA nucleotidyltransferase, producing MPPEKIDLSRLPKPLFEAARAVVRSLRDAGHEAFFVGGCVRNALCGLPAGEFDITTSATPDEVTKLFRRTYGVGRSFGVIVVREGGGEFEVATYRADMGYKDGRRPEAVRYSKSAREDVERRDFTINGLLLDPETGEVFDYAGGVADLKNKVVRTIGEPLERFSEDHLRMLRAARFAANLGFEIEGKTFEAIRENCGMISSVSPERTREEIVKMLTRPNSGRGLGLLRETGLLARILPEADAMAGVAQPPEFHPEGDVFVHTQLVLDRLEEHTPERSPELAVGALLHDIGKPPTFEAPDGDGDRIRFNGHDRVGAAMAKKVCRRLRFSNKQTERICELVRHHLKFKDIFKMRESTLKRFLGMPYFEEHLALHQADCLASHGLTDAYEFAKAKLEEFGEEEIKPAPLITGTDLIEMGLTPGPVFSKLLSQVEEAQMENRVKTRSEALELV